The stretch of DNA GTTCTGCAACGAAATCTCTTTGCTTAGGTTTTCTGGATACGTTCGATCCTTCCCTTCCTTTGTTCTCCTAAAGATCTCCCGCTTCATTTTGTTAGCTGTACAAATTGGAGCTTCTTCTACTTTCACctgctttctttctcctgttgctTCTCGTTCCTCAGAAAGATTCTCCCTTTCCATACCTCTAATCGCTCAATCGGACAAAGACTCTATTTTTCTTAGGTTTCCCCCAACTACTCTGCATCCGAGTCGGTGTCCTCTTGCTTCCGATTCAAAAGGCAGCGCCTTGCGTTATTGGGCTTCGCCGACCTGTTTGAAGAATGGGTTGTTTCCATTTCATCAGAGAAAGAAACAGATACAGGAAACGGAGAGCTTCCGCCCCCATGCCCAGCTCGGTGCCCATGTACTCGCCGACATCGAACGAGGTGACTAGCAGATCAGAGGATTCGACGACTGCGAAGCAGACGAGCAAGTCATCAGGTTCCGTGTCCTCCCAGAAAAGCATTCCCGAGTTGTATGAGGAGAGGGCGCATAACCTGCGTGTTTTTGAGCTCAAGGAGCTCCGGAACGCAACCAATGATTTCAGCAGGCTGCTCAAGATTGGAGAGGGTGGGTTTGGGAGTGTGTACAAAGGCTTTGTCAAGCCCCCCGACCGGAAGGGCGATGGCACCATAGTGGCAATCAAGAAGCTTAACCCGCAAGGCTTGCAGGTATAAGTCACCGAGAGATTTACCTTCCATTTACAAATAAGGATTATGCCTTCGTCAAATTGTTCAGTAGGTCAAAATCGCTACATGTTGAAGCTTCTTGGTATGAAGCTAATCTTTTGATGTTTATATCACCTTCTCTCGAAACAGGAAAAAGCTCTTCTTGAATCCTTTCAGCTTTCGTCTTCTTTGTATGGCATCAGATTCCTTATGCACCTCCATTTCATCTGACTGCTCTGTAGGGTCACAAACAATGGTTAGCAGAAGTCCAGTTCCTTGGTGTTGTTGAGCACCCAAATCTGGTCAAGCTGATCGGGTACTGCTCGGTGGACAGCGAAAGTGTGCCACAGAGGATGTTGGTTTACGAATTTATGCCTAATAAGTCACTGGAAGATCATTTGTTCAACAGAGCATATCCATCTCTTCCTTGGAGCACGAGGTTGCAGATAGCCCTGGGTGCCGCAGAAGGATTGGCATACTTGCATGAGGGGATGGACGTCCAGGTTTCCTCTTAATGCTGATTCCAAGTGATCTCAGAATATACATTACTGTTCCCTTCAGTTGGAGCAGAAAACATACCTTGATGTACCTTAACATCTAATTTGCTGCTACTCACTAGAAAAGGTCATCGTCTGAGAAAACATTTTTGATTTCCTGAGGATGATGACCTTAATAGTGGATCAATGTCGCATccctaattcaaacaaactgcatTTTCCATTAGATGGAGTCGATCTAACAATTGCAGCAAAAACATTTGTGTCTGCTTCATGCTAAATTCAGGTTGTAATTTTCATGTCATTATTTGGGCAGGTCATCTACCGGGATTTCAAAGCCTCTAATGTACTATTAGATGAGGAGTTTAGACCAAAGCTCTCGGACTTTGGCTTAGCAAGGGAGGGGCCGTCGGAAGGTCACACTCATGTAACCACGGCGGTACGTATGCACCGGATGGCACCGGCGATGTAATGGATGGgcacataattttcttgtttttGTGGTCAGGTGATGGGGACATACGGCTACGCTGCTCCAGACTATGTGGAGACCGGCCATCTCACGGCGAAGAGTGATGTTTGGAGCTTTGGAGTCGTGCTATATGAGATCCTTACGGGCAGGAAGTCGATGGAGAGAAATCGGCCGAAAACCGAGCAAAAGCTCTTGGACTGGGTGAAAGCATTTCCTGCAGAGAGTGGGAGGTTCAGCATGATCATGGATCCCAGGCTGGAGAACAAATATTCTCTTAGGGCTGCTCGAGAGATCGCCAAGCTGGCGGATGTCTGCCTCGCCAAGCTCGCCAGAGACCGCCCGAAGATGAGCGAGGTGGCGGAAAGCTTAAGAGGAGCGATGCAGTACAAGGAGTTGGACGGCCAAGTGGAGCCTCTTGAGGGGACTTCTCCGGTTCACTCGGAGTCGGATGATCGTAGTAACACCGGTGTGGCTTCCGCTAGACGGCGAATGCTTCACCTAGAGAAGCTGGGGGAGAAGGCAAACGTCGTCGGCAGGAGAAGGTTTGTGGTAATGAAGGCTTCGAATCAAACATGACATGATGTCTTGTTGGTATCTTCTCGTGCTATGGTTTTCCTCCTTCTTCCGCTGTATAATAAGTTTGTTGTTGAGTCGGCAGATGATGTGCTTAATTTACTGCATTCTGACGCAGGGAGGCAAGCGATCGGAGTTAGAACTCATGTCCACATATGCATGCTAATCAACGATTGCTTCTTTCAAAGCTATACTACTGCAGATTTCTATTACAAGCTAACCCCACCTTTCGAACTCACTTGCCCAATTGTTCTTCTAAATACAACAAGATTTGGAGGAAATGATAAGACATGCTAACAAATTATTACTACTTCTCACTCTCTCTAAAAAGATGGCAAAACATGCTTGTCACAAAGTGACAGAATACTCAAAAGTGTCCATGGTGACCTCTCCTCCTTGTTCTACACCTCCGATTCAATTCAAAATGCCATGTAAAGAATATATGATTCTTATAGTAGCAGTCCTTATGTCTCATATTCTTATAGTAGCAGTCCTTAGTTGATGGTTGTCTTTTAAGGTCAATCTTCTAAATGACTTTGTCATCATAAAGAATAAGGAAAACATCCATCCTATAGTGACCCGACATCTACCTCCAGGCTCAAATAGGTACAACAAAGTATTATCATCTCACTTTCTATTATCAATCAAAGAGGCAACAGAAACATTGTACCTAACACGATCTGTATTAAGAAAGGAAAGGTAGGTTTCAAAGCCATAGGAACATCAAATAATCAATTATCATTGAAAACATCAATAGAATTTTTATCAATAATTATAAAGAAAAACCCAGAACTAAGTTGTTCCACAGCATGCAAGAGGTGCTGTCAACACCAACTAATATTAGATGAATTATAAGGACCATAGAGATCTTTTTGGCTTACAATGCAATCAGGGTGGTGGATAAATCATGAATGCCAAGATCATCTAGTCGTTTAGGTGGGGTAACAATATCGTAGGATACTAAGTGGAGACCTCTCGATCTGTCACCTTTCCATCAAAGAAAGTCTTTAACAGTCTTTTCCATCCTACATAAGGTTTTCTTAGACATCCAAGTCATATTTAGGACATGAAAGGGTAGTATTCAAAATGGAATTAATCAAAGTGACCCTATCTACTTGGGACAAGTAGGATCCATTCCAAACCTCTAACCTCTCGAGGCTAATCATGGGGTTCTTATGGGGGAATTTACCCTCCCTTACCTAAGAGAATCTATAAATTTGCTATGGGGTTCGTCGGCATATATCAAATGCCAAAttgatatttgattttaatttttaaatataaaaaagttaGTGTTTATTAACCGCCTTGtcaaataaaatagaaaataattgAGTCACAAGTATATAAAGATAAGGGGAAAAGAGGATCACCCTCTCTAAGTCCCTTATACTAAATATATCTCTCTAAGGGGAAAATCAATGTGTGCTTTTGAATTATTATATCTACATGTATATAGTGAGATATGATTGATGTGAAATATCCATTTTTTTTCAATAGAGAAAATGATAAATGCTCTATACGTGTAGATATTTCTTTCATGAAGAAAACGATAAGTTTTAATTAAATATGAGATATGACAAATTGAAGTGGATATAAGGTACAAAATCATACTAACAAGACTTCaaaaacctatatatatatatatatatatatatatatatatatatatatatgtatatatatatgtatatatatatatatatatatatatatatatatatatatatatgtatatatatatgtatatatatatatatatatatatgtatatatatatgtatatatatatatatatatatatgtatatatatatatatatatatatatatacatatatatatatatatatatatatatatatatatatatatgtatatatatatatatatgtatatatatatatatatatgtatatatatatatatatgtatatatatatgtatatatgtatgtatatatatatatgtatatatatatatatacatacatatatacatatatatatacatatatatatatatatacatatatacatatatatatatacatatatatatatatacatatatatatatatatatatatatatatatatatatatatatacatatatatatatatatatatatatacatatatatatatacatatatatatatatacatatatatatatatatatatatatatatatatatatacatatatatatatatatacatatacatatatatatatatacatata from Musa acuminata AAA Group cultivar baxijiao chromosome BXJ2-11, Cavendish_Baxijiao_AAA, whole genome shotgun sequence encodes:
- the LOC135627073 gene encoding probable serine/threonine-protein kinase PBL19 is translated as MGCFHFIRERNRYRKRRASAPMPSSVPMYSPTSNEVTSRSEDSTTAKQTSKSSGSVSSQKSIPELYEERAHNLRVFELKELRNATNDFSRLLKIGEGGFGSVYKGFVKPPDRKGDGTIVAIKKLNPQGLQGHKQWLAEVQFLGVVEHPNLVKLIGYCSVDSESVPQRMLVYEFMPNKSLEDHLFNRAYPSLPWSTRLQIALGAAEGLAYLHEGMDVQVIYRDFKASNVLLDEEFRPKLSDFGLAREGPSEGHTHVTTAVMGTYGYAAPDYVETGHLTAKSDVWSFGVVLYEILTGRKSMERNRPKTEQKLLDWVKAFPAESGRFSMIMDPRLENKYSLRAAREIAKLADVCLAKLARDRPKMSEVAESLRGAMQYKELDGQVEPLEGTSPVHSESDDRSNTGVASARRRMLHLEKLGEKANVVGRRRFVVMKASNQT